Proteins encoded by one window of Salvia splendens isolate huo1 chromosome 7, SspV2, whole genome shotgun sequence:
- the LOC121811098 gene encoding glutathione S-transferase PARB-like — protein sequence MTIKVHGSVFSTATLRVRVCLTEKSLDYEFIPVDLRSGHHKLDSFLSLNPFGQIPAFQDGDLNLFESRAITRYIAHSYAGKGIPLVSSAVEDVWAEVEAQRYEPPAAKLTWELGIKPMLGMATDDDVVKAQEAELAKVLDVYEARLAHSKYLGGEAFSLADLHHLPTLKYLMASPVKAVFDARPHVAAWVADIMARPSWQKVLAEY from the exons ATGACCATAAAAGTCCATGGCAGCGTCTTCTCGACTGCAACGTTGAGAGTTCGTGTTTGCCTTACTGAGAAATCTCTTGACTACGAGTTTATCCCCGTCGACCTTCGCTCTGGCCACCACAAGCTGGATTCTTTTCTTTCCCTCAAT CCCTTCGGTCAAATCCCGGCCTTTCAAGATGGAGACCTCAACCTCTTCG AATCGAGGGCAATCACTCGGTACATCGCGCATTCATACGCCGGGAAAGGCATTCCACTAGTATCCTCAGCTGTGGAGGACGTTTGGGCGGAGGTGGAGGCTCAGAGGTATGAGCCACCAGCGGCGAAGCTGACGTGGGAGCTGGGAATCAAGCCCATGTTGGGAATGGCAACAGATGATGATGTTGTCAAGGCTCAAGAGGCCGAGCTGGCTAAGGTTCTTGACGTGTATGAGGCCCGCCTCGCCCACTCCAAATACTTGGGTGGGGAGGCCTTCTCTCTGGCTgacctccaccacctccccacCTTGAAGTATCTTATGGCCTCGCCGGTTAAGGCGGTTTTCGACGCCCGCCCTCACGTGGCTGCTTGGGTGGCCGATATCATGGCTAGGCCATCCTGGCAGAAGGTTCTAGCTGAGTATTGA